In a single window of the Anaerocolumna cellulosilytica genome:
- a CDS encoding manganese catalase family protein, which translates to MWSYERRLQYPVKITKPNPKMAQLIMSQFGGPDGELAASMRYLSQRYSMPYKEVAGLLTDIGTEELAHMEIISAIVFQLTKNLSLEEIKTGGFDAYYIDHTTALWPQAAGGIPFNTCFFQSKGDVLTDLHEDLAAEQKARTTYDNILRLITDPEIVDPIKFLREREVVHYQRFGEAMVRVQERLDSKNFYAMNLEIDKLMANK; encoded by the coding sequence ATGTGGTCCTATGAAAGAAGACTGCAATATCCGGTTAAGATAACAAAACCCAATCCAAAAATGGCACAGCTTATTATGAGCCAGTTTGGTGGTCCTGACGGCGAATTGGCGGCATCCATGCGGTATCTCTCCCAGCGTTATTCCATGCCTTATAAAGAAGTAGCCGGACTCCTTACGGATATCGGAACGGAAGAACTTGCTCATATGGAGATTATTAGTGCCATTGTATTTCAATTAACAAAAAATTTATCACTGGAAGAAATTAAAACAGGGGGCTTTGATGCCTATTACATTGACCATACAACCGCCCTATGGCCCCAAGCAGCCGGCGGTATTCCCTTTAATACGTGTTTCTTTCAGTCCAAAGGCGATGTATTGACAGACCTTCATGAAGATCTGGCTGCGGAACAGAAGGCCCGCACCACTTATGATAATATTCTCCGTCTAATAACAGACCCTGAAATTGTAGACCCCATAAAGTTCTTACGAGAACGTGAAGTCGTTCACTATCAACGTTTCGGTGAAGCTATGGTAAGAGTACAGGAACGATTAGATTCTAAGAATTTTTATGCCATGAATCTGGAAATCGATAAGCTTATGGCAAATAAATAG
- a CDS encoding spore coat protein CotJB: MSDNKCNTMKNLLEVSFALDDLRLFLDTHPYEKEAISCYQIYKDQRNKVLEDYEQNFGPILSYNVNDENQWIWIETPWPWEGEV, translated from the coding sequence ATGAGTGATAACAAGTGCAATACCATGAAAAACTTGTTGGAAGTAAGTTTTGCTCTGGATGACCTCCGATTATTTCTAGATACCCACCCATATGAAAAGGAAGCCATTAGCTGCTATCAAATCTATAAAGACCAAAGGAATAAAGTTCTGGAGGACTATGAACAGAACTTTGGCCCTATACTTTCTTACAATGTCAATGATGAAAATCAGTGGATTTGGATTGAAACCCCATGGCCCTGGGAAGGAGAGGTGTAA
- a CDS encoding SGNH/GDSL hydrolase family protein, translating into MKKINFNFSAGMKKEDTRLEALKDGKVPLYSDKRGYGFVNITSGIWKRQVSTERIAITEKGCVVQETEETITWENLNHYNYGGLIFRVNVEKPGAYRVEVKTSSVPEQTSVAVSGMMADRMTDVSPWDAAGLVTKSNIAVWKDNTWCFDFVTGSSYIEIEVEPFLTKDKKPEGIIPEVGIAEITITELETIKRDNKQRPVIFTLGDSTVKTYIFEEAGMSGWGQVFDDLFDLNQAEVINYSMGGRSFKSMYCEGRFNEILMKGREGDYLLVQSGHNDESTGPEAGPSARFGRGATAETYEAWIREVYIPAIRSRGIIPIFVTPMTRIDGNKTTEGNIVLNGFKNSNCPGIDFPRIMKTVVSEYGIDVLDLYEESIRFIEKIGGGAASAMFLSIEAGEVPSKTNSGSYANGNPSGSSDGTHYKEALSKQWARILVTDITKQQIPIASYLKPVVKEAIESGDWEGVYPEIAKDIRTGENAYYRNQIEKLIKLDVLSKDDEGLFHPKEVITTKAFTEALNKMWKINLPLEDGIEPLTREVMGGILYDAYVIKFGKDRNGKYRKPKYMTDYNETNLSPHDPLYDPNLAGESAMYYPLTPWNKVADTKEINKTLYFKVSESYKLGLIRCEKGIQRGKMINGKELEPKKFVTKEKAAKALFFMWVLPQNIRDENDR; encoded by the coding sequence ATGAAAAAAATAAATTTCAATTTTTCTGCTGGTATGAAAAAGGAGGATACTAGACTGGAAGCCTTAAAGGATGGCAAGGTTCCCTTGTATTCTGATAAGAGAGGGTATGGCTTTGTAAACATAACTTCTGGTATCTGGAAAAGACAGGTTTCAACGGAGCGTATTGCAATTACAGAAAAAGGCTGTGTAGTACAAGAGACTGAGGAGACTATCACTTGGGAAAATCTGAATCATTATAACTATGGAGGCTTAATATTTCGTGTCAATGTTGAAAAACCGGGAGCTTACAGGGTGGAAGTTAAAACGTCGTCTGTCCCGGAGCAAACCTCGGTGGCAGTATCTGGTATGATGGCGGACAGGATGACAGATGTCAGTCCCTGGGATGCTGCGGGTCTTGTAACAAAGAGTAACATAGCTGTTTGGAAGGACAATACCTGGTGCTTTGATTTTGTGACAGGCAGCAGCTATATCGAAATTGAAGTAGAACCATTTCTTACAAAGGATAAGAAACCGGAAGGTATTATACCGGAAGTAGGTATTGCAGAAATCACTATAACAGAACTTGAAACCATAAAACGAGATAATAAGCAAAGGCCAGTGATTTTTACCCTTGGTGATTCTACGGTTAAAACCTATATTTTTGAAGAAGCTGGGATGTCGGGTTGGGGACAGGTATTTGATGACTTATTCGATTTAAATCAGGCAGAGGTTATCAATTATTCTATGGGAGGCCGATCTTTTAAGTCCATGTATTGTGAAGGCAGGTTTAACGAAATTCTTATGAAAGGCAGAGAAGGGGATTATCTTCTGGTGCAGTCAGGACATAATGATGAATCAACAGGACCGGAAGCAGGTCCATCGGCGAGGTTTGGCAGAGGTGCCACAGCTGAGACTTATGAGGCATGGATACGCGAAGTTTATATTCCTGCTATTCGTTCTAGAGGTATTATACCCATATTCGTCACACCTATGACAAGAATTGATGGAAATAAAACCACAGAGGGAAATATAGTTCTAAACGGATTTAAGAATTCTAATTGTCCGGGTATTGATTTTCCGAGGATTATGAAGACTGTAGTAAGTGAATATGGGATTGATGTGCTAGATCTTTATGAAGAAAGTATTCGTTTTATAGAAAAAATTGGCGGAGGTGCTGCTTCAGCCATGTTTTTATCCATCGAAGCAGGAGAAGTGCCAAGTAAGACTAATTCTGGCAGTTATGCGAACGGGAATCCATCCGGCAGCAGTGACGGTACTCATTACAAGGAAGCTTTATCAAAGCAGTGGGCACGAATTCTGGTAACGGATATCACAAAGCAGCAGATTCCCATTGCTTCATATTTAAAACCGGTGGTAAAAGAAGCAATTGAAAGCGGTGATTGGGAGGGGGTATATCCTGAAATAGCGAAAGATATAAGAACCGGAGAAAATGCTTATTATAGAAATCAGATTGAAAAGCTGATAAAACTTGATGTCTTAAGTAAGGACGATGAGGGGCTGTTTCATCCCAAGGAAGTTATTACAACCAAAGCATTTACAGAAGCACTTAATAAAATGTGGAAGATTAATCTGCCGTTAGAGGATGGTATAGAACCCCTTACAAGAGAGGTTATGGGTGGAATCCTTTACGATGCATATGTAATAAAATTCGGAAAAGACAGAAATGGCAAATATAGAAAGCCAAAATATATGACAGATTACAATGAAACGAATCTTTCGCCCCATGACCCGTTATATGATCCGAATTTAGCAGGAGAATCTGCCATGTATTATCCGCTAACACCCTGGAATAAAGTAGCAGATACTAAAGAAATTAATAAGACCCTTTACTTTAAGGTTTCAGAAAGCTACAAGCTGGGACTGATTCGGTGTGAAAAGGGAATTCAAAGAGGAAAAATGATAAATGGTAAAGAGTTAGAACCTAAAAAATTCGTAACAAAAGAAAAAGCAGCGAAGGCACTCTTTTTTATGTGGGTGCTGCCCCAGAATATCAGAGATGAAAATGACAGATAG
- a CDS encoding winged helix-turn-helix transcriptional regulator — protein sequence MKNQYNIPCNIAQTLNIIGDKWTLLIIHQIMRGKDTYKEIQNGLEGIPTNLLSERLKTLESDGLIGTELYQTHPPRYRYYLTESGRELEDIFTGLLLWGERHLKKCYKKLTHKECGHSIKHSYYCPVCNKVVTKEDMEIKDMD from the coding sequence ATGAAAAATCAATACAATATACCCTGCAATATAGCACAAACATTAAATATTATTGGAGACAAATGGACTCTCTTAATAATACATCAGATTATGAGGGGAAAGGATACTTATAAGGAGATACAAAATGGCCTGGAGGGTATACCTACCAACTTATTATCGGAAAGGCTTAAGACTCTGGAGAGTGACGGATTAATCGGAACCGAATTATACCAGACCCACCCACCCAGATACCGCTATTATCTGACGGAGAGCGGACGGGAGTTAGAAGATATATTTACCGGTTTGCTGCTTTGGGGAGAGAGGCATCTGAAAAAGTGTTATAAAAAGCTGACTCATAAAGAGTGTGGGCACAGCATTAAGCATTCCTATTATTGTCCCGTTTGTAACAAAGTGGTTACAAAAGAGGACATGGAAATAAAGGACATGGACTAA
- the rsmA gene encoding 16S rRNA (adenine(1518)-N(6)/adenine(1519)-N(6))-dimethyltransferase RsmA has product MATLGNPKETIEILNKYRFVFQKKFGQNFLIDTHVLEKIIKAAEITKDDLVLEIGPGIGTLTQYLCEAAREVVAVEIDKKLIPILEDTLSEYSNVSVINEDILKVDLNALVQEKNQGRPVKIVANLPYYITTPIIMGLFEALVPVDNITVMVQKEVAERMQSGPGSKDYGALSLAVQYYAKPYIAANVPPNCFMPRPNVGSAVIRLTLHENKPVVIKDEKLLFKLIRASFNQRRKTLQNGLYNGTEINLTKEVIAEAIKALGVSPTIRGEALTLEQFARLSDILYDKIH; this is encoded by the coding sequence ATGGCTACATTAGGTAATCCCAAGGAAACCATAGAAATATTAAATAAATACCGTTTTGTATTCCAGAAGAAGTTTGGCCAAAACTTTTTAATTGATACCCATGTACTGGAAAAGATTATTAAGGCAGCAGAGATAACAAAAGATGATCTTGTACTGGAAATCGGACCGGGTATTGGAACCCTGACCCAGTATTTATGTGAGGCTGCCAGAGAAGTAGTAGCCGTCGAAATCGATAAAAAACTAATACCTATATTAGAAGATACCCTGTCAGAGTATTCTAATGTAAGTGTAATAAATGAAGATATCCTAAAAGTGGACTTAAATGCACTGGTACAGGAAAAAAATCAGGGCAGACCGGTAAAGATAGTAGCAAATCTTCCTTATTATATAACAACTCCAATTATTATGGGATTATTTGAAGCTTTAGTACCTGTTGATAATATAACTGTTATGGTGCAAAAGGAAGTGGCAGAACGTATGCAGTCAGGACCCGGCAGTAAAGATTATGGGGCTTTATCTCTTGCGGTGCAGTATTATGCCAAGCCTTATATTGCAGCGAATGTTCCGCCTAACTGCTTTATGCCAAGACCCAATGTCGGTTCAGCAGTTATCCGCCTTACGCTTCATGAGAATAAGCCTGTGGTTATTAAGGATGAAAAGTTATTATTTAAGCTAATCCGTGCTTCCTTTAACCAACGCCGTAAGACATTACAAAACGGGTTATATAATGGAACAGAAATCAACTTAACAAAAGAGGTGATTGCAGAGGCTATTAAAGCGCTTGGAGTATCCCCGACTATCCGTGGAGAAGCATTAACTTTAGAGCAATTTGCAAGACTTTCTGATATTTTGTATGATAAAATTCACTGA
- a CDS encoding cytochrome c biogenesis protein/redoxin, translating to MFEGLNTGHISFILVFLEGVISFFSPCVIPLIPVYMSYLAGNAKKVDENGVITYGRKKVFLHTFFFVLGISFAFFILGMTFSALGQFFNSHKYLFTRIGGILIILFGLFQLGILDFKFLQRERKVHLNLTDKSITPFLALIMGFTFSFAWTPCIGPALSSVLILASGAKNAALGNLLVLVYALGFVIPFLLLGLFTARVLAFLKAKQKFIQYTIKAGGILLILLGIMTFTGWMNGISSYLNSIGTNFPITNKEESKAINGAKDTALEDEKESIVDREDSKGSADAATQEEEEQAGRELEEIPAIDFTLTDQYGNVHTLSDYKGKVVFLNFWATWCPPCKKEMPHIEELYQEFNLNEEEVVILGVANPKSEEYPNNSDETKEDIIAFLEENEYTFPTVFDETGEVFSSYYISAFPTTFLITKDGNVLGYVPGMMTKDVMQNVIDQTLKSTE from the coding sequence ATGTTTGAAGGACTCAATACAGGACATATCAGTTTCATACTGGTATTTTTAGAAGGAGTAATTTCTTTTTTTTCGCCCTGTGTCATACCTCTTATTCCTGTCTATATGAGTTATTTAGCGGGAAATGCCAAAAAGGTTGATGAAAACGGAGTAATAACCTACGGAAGGAAGAAGGTATTTTTACATACGTTCTTTTTTGTTTTAGGAATCTCTTTTGCTTTTTTTATACTGGGAATGACATTCTCTGCTTTAGGACAATTTTTTAATAGTCATAAATATCTTTTTACTAGAATTGGTGGCATACTTATAATCCTATTTGGATTATTTCAGCTTGGAATTCTAGACTTTAAATTCTTGCAAAGGGAGAGAAAGGTTCATTTAAATCTGACGGATAAGAGCATAACGCCGTTTCTTGCCCTAATTATGGGATTTACCTTTAGTTTTGCCTGGACGCCTTGTATAGGTCCTGCCTTGTCTTCGGTATTAATACTGGCATCCGGAGCGAAGAATGCAGCATTAGGCAATCTGCTGGTACTTGTCTATGCGCTCGGATTTGTTATACCTTTTTTACTTCTTGGACTCTTTACTGCCCGGGTTCTTGCTTTTTTAAAGGCGAAGCAGAAGTTTATTCAATATACGATTAAAGCAGGTGGTATCTTATTAATACTTCTTGGTATTATGACCTTTACAGGCTGGATGAATGGTATATCCAGTTACTTAAATTCCATAGGCACCAATTTTCCCATAACCAACAAGGAGGAGAGTAAAGCTATCAATGGTGCAAAAGATACGGCCTTAGAGGATGAGAAGGAATCCATAGTTGACAGAGAAGATTCTAAGGGTAGTGCAGATGCTGCAACCCAAGAGGAAGAAGAACAGGCTGGCAGAGAATTAGAAGAAATACCCGCCATAGACTTTACCCTAACCGACCAGTATGGAAATGTTCATACCTTATCGGACTATAAGGGGAAGGTGGTATTTTTAAACTTTTGGGCAACTTGGTGCCCGCCGTGTAAAAAAGAAATGCCACATATAGAAGAATTATATCAGGAGTTTAATCTAAATGAGGAGGAAGTCGTTATTCTGGGGGTTGCTAATCCAAAGAGTGAAGAATATCCTAATAATTCAGATGAAACCAAAGAGGATATTATTGCATTCTTAGAGGAAAATGAATACACCTTTCCAACCGTTTTTGATGAAACCGGTGAAGTATTTTCAAGTTATTATATAAGTGCCTTTCCAACTACCTTTTTGATTACCAAAGACGGCAATGTGCTAGGCTATGTGCCGGGGATGATGACAAAAGACGTAATGCAAAATGTCATAGACCAAACCTTAAAATCTACGGAATAA
- a CDS encoding spore coat associated protein CotJA: MDIYQADLTIVPKDCEIQGIPKLPCDEPDTSALSMPALGMAYVPVQRFRELYDLSTGLQTGTIFKELDLPFYGIGGTLL, translated from the coding sequence ATGGATATATATCAGGCAGATTTAACCATAGTCCCAAAAGATTGTGAAATCCAAGGCATTCCCAAATTGCCATGTGATGAGCCGGATACCAGTGCATTATCTATGCCTGCACTTGGTATGGCCTATGTACCGGTGCAACGATTTCGTGAACTTTACGATTTAAGTACCGGCTTACAGACAGGTACTATTTTTAAAGAGTTAGATTTACCTTTTTATGGGATAGGAGGTACTTTACTATGA
- a CDS encoding TatD family hydrolase encodes MIFETHAHYDDEAFDKDREELLKSFEAEGIGYIVNIGASIETSKKTLELTKRFPFVYGAIGVHPEEAAELNEENFDWLKKAAKEPKVVAVGEIGLDYYWKTEPEVQKIWFERQMELAKEVKLPAVIHSRDAAADTLDMIKGANLKETGGVIHCFSYGVEMAREYLNMGFYLGIGGVITFKNGKKLKEVVEYAPLDALVLETDSPYLTPEPNRGKRNCSLYLKQVAEKIAELKGVAYDEVVRITEENAKRLYGFI; translated from the coding sequence ATGATATTTGAAACACATGCCCATTATGATGATGAGGCTTTTGATAAAGATAGGGAAGAATTGCTGAAAAGTTTTGAAGCAGAAGGAATTGGCTATATAGTAAATATAGGTGCGAGTATTGAAACCTCAAAAAAGACTTTGGAATTAACAAAACGATTTCCTTTTGTATATGGAGCAATAGGTGTTCATCCTGAGGAAGCAGCCGAACTAAATGAAGAAAATTTTGACTGGCTTAAAAAGGCAGCAAAAGAACCTAAAGTAGTAGCTGTAGGTGAAATAGGGCTTGACTATTATTGGAAGACAGAACCGGAGGTTCAAAAAATTTGGTTTGAACGACAGATGGAACTTGCGAAAGAAGTAAAATTACCCGCAGTAATTCATAGCAGAGATGCGGCGGCGGATACACTTGATATGATAAAAGGAGCAAATCTAAAGGAAACAGGGGGAGTTATTCACTGCTTTTCCTATGGAGTGGAAATGGCTAGAGAATATCTGAATATGGGCTTTTACCTCGGAATCGGTGGTGTGATAACCTTTAAAAACGGAAAAAAGTTAAAGGAAGTGGTAGAATATGCACCCCTTGATGCGCTGGTTTTAGAAACCGACAGCCCTTATTTAACACCAGAACCGAACAGAGGAAAGAGAAATTGCTCCCTGTATCTAAAACAGGTAGCAGAAAAAATTGCAGAACTAAAAGGCGTTGCATATGATGAGGTTGTCCGTATAACAGAAGAGAATGCCAAGAGATTGTATGGTTTTATCTAA
- the metG gene encoding methionine--tRNA ligase — protein MSKKPYYITTAIAYTSGKPHIGNSYEIVLADSIARFKRQQGYEVFFQTGTDEHGQKIEDKASAASITPKAFVDEIAGQIRGIWDLMNTSYDNFIRTTDEYHEKQVQKIFKKLYEKGDIYKGFYEGMYCTPCESFFTSSQLADGKCPDCGREVQPAKEEAYFLKLSKYTDRLIEHINTHPEFIQPESRKNEMMNNFLLPGLQDLCVSRTSFKWGIPVDFDDKHVVYVWLDALSNYITGIGYDTDGNHEELYKKFWPADLHLIGKDILRFHTIYWPIMLMALEVPLPKQVFGHPWLLQGEGKMSKSKGNVLYADELVDFFGVDAVRYFVLHEMPFDNDGVITWELMVERMNSDLANTLGNLVNRTISMSNKYFNGVVNCSGVTEPIDEELKKLALETPKKVEAKMEQLRVADAISEIFTLFKRCNKYIDETMPWILAKEESSHKRLEEVLYNLVESICIGASLLKAFMPETADKIVSQLNTSLRNMEELQTFGLYTSGNTVTKTPEILFARLDVKEILEKVKARKASDPSEGDTEAASSEAREEIIIDIPAKEEISYEDFMKLQFQVGEIIACEAVPKSKKLLCSQVKIGNQVKQIVSGIKAHYTPEEMVGKKVMVLVNLKPAKLAGVVSEGMLLCAEDENGVLALLAPEKSMPSGAEIC, from the coding sequence ATGAGTAAAAAACCCTATTATATTACAACTGCTATTGCATATACTTCCGGAAAGCCTCATATCGGAAACAGCTATGAAATTGTCCTTGCCGACAGCATAGCCAGATTTAAGAGACAGCAGGGTTATGAAGTGTTTTTCCAGACAGGAACAGATGAGCACGGTCAGAAGATTGAAGATAAAGCCTCTGCTGCAAGTATAACTCCTAAAGCGTTTGTAGATGAGATTGCCGGACAGATTAGGGGAATCTGGGATTTAATGAATACTTCTTATGATAACTTCATCCGTACAACGGATGAATACCATGAAAAACAGGTTCAGAAGATTTTTAAAAAGCTTTATGAGAAAGGTGATATTTATAAAGGATTTTATGAAGGAATGTATTGTACTCCTTGTGAATCCTTTTTTACCTCATCGCAGCTAGCAGACGGCAAATGTCCGGATTGCGGCAGAGAAGTACAGCCGGCAAAGGAAGAAGCCTACTTTTTAAAGCTTAGCAAATATACAGACAGACTAATTGAGCACATCAATACTCATCCTGAATTTATTCAGCCTGAATCTAGAAAGAATGAAATGATGAATAATTTTCTTCTTCCGGGGTTACAAGATTTGTGTGTATCAAGAACTTCCTTTAAATGGGGAATACCGGTAGATTTTGATGATAAGCATGTTGTCTATGTATGGCTTGATGCTTTAAGCAATTATATTACAGGAATTGGTTATGATACGGACGGAAATCATGAAGAGTTGTACAAAAAGTTCTGGCCGGCAGATTTGCATCTGATTGGAAAAGATATTTTGCGTTTTCATACAATCTATTGGCCGATTATGCTAATGGCTCTTGAAGTACCTCTTCCAAAACAAGTATTTGGTCATCCCTGGTTATTACAGGGTGAAGGGAAAATGAGCAAATCCAAAGGAAATGTATTATACGCCGATGAACTGGTTGATTTTTTTGGCGTAGATGCAGTACGCTACTTTGTACTTCATGAAATGCCCTTTGATAATGATGGTGTAATCACCTGGGAGCTTATGGTGGAGAGGATGAATTCCGACCTCGCTAATACCCTTGGCAACCTTGTGAATCGTACGATATCCATGTCTAATAAATATTTTAATGGCGTGGTAAATTGTTCCGGAGTAACAGAACCGATTGATGAAGAGTTGAAAAAACTTGCTCTTGAAACTCCTAAAAAAGTAGAAGCTAAGATGGAACAGCTTAGGGTGGCGGATGCCATTTCTGAAATATTTACCTTATTTAAAAGATGTAATAAATATATCGATGAAACCATGCCTTGGATTTTGGCAAAAGAAGAAAGCAGTCATAAGAGGCTGGAAGAAGTTTTATATAATCTGGTTGAGAGTATTTGTATTGGTGCAAGCTTATTGAAGGCTTTTATGCCAGAAACGGCTGATAAGATAGTAAGCCAGCTGAATACAAGCCTTAGAAATATGGAGGAATTACAAACCTTTGGCTTATATACCTCAGGAAACACAGTAACAAAAACACCTGAAATCTTATTCGCAAGACTGGATGTTAAAGAAATACTAGAAAAGGTTAAAGCACGTAAGGCATCTGATCCTTCAGAAGGAGATACAGAGGCTGCTTCAAGCGAGGCAAGGGAAGAGATTATTATTGATATTCCTGCAAAGGAAGAGATATCTTATGAAGATTTTATGAAACTGCAATTCCAGGTAGGTGAAATTATAGCCTGTGAAGCAGTACCAAAATCTAAAAAGTTACTATGTTCCCAGGTTAAAATCGGAAATCAGGTAAAACAAATCGTATCAGGTATTAAAGCACACTATACACCAGAGGAGATGGTGGGTAAAAAAGTAATGGTACTAGTAAACTTAAAACCAGCTAAATTAGCAGGAGTAGTATCAGAGGGTATGTTGCTTTGTGCAGAAGACGAAAATGGTGTGCTGGCATTATTGGCACCTGAAAAGAGTATGCCTTCCGGAGCGGAAATCTGCTAA